A genomic window from Solanum dulcamara chromosome 11, daSolDulc1.2, whole genome shotgun sequence includes:
- the LOC129874335 gene encoding probable inactive leucine-rich repeat receptor-like protein kinase At3g03770 isoform X2 — MGFFKIFVIVLVICAFFIENTHQLQLYEIQALLQLRKHLEYPVQLDVWENYNGDFCSLTSTLHMSITCQDNSVTELKIKGDKLVKLNEFHGFAIPNETLSEGFSIDSFVTTLTRLSSLKVLTLVSLGIWGPLPDKIHRLASLELLDMSSNFLFGSVPFQMSRLIKLHTLTLDGNFFNETFPDWFDSLHNLTLLSLKNNRLKGQFPSSMSKITTLTDIVLSHNVLSGKLPDLTALSNLLLLDLRENHLDSDLPPLPKGVTTVLLCSNAFTGEIPVEFGTLNQLQHLDLSNNSLSGMLPAGLFSLSSISYLNLASNVLSGSLPSHLNCGGELGFVDISDNRLVGGLPSCLNTISDKRIVKVGGNCLSLDTQYQHSEGYCKQANSDKKRITGKEIALLAGVIGGIVIVVVFLLVVLLIFRRRPHVRSMVDQHMPPKVVQPNTQPSELLANARVISQVANTGSQGAPSYRVFSMEELLEATENFDQSALLGEGSVGKIYKGRLKSGAYIAVRSLNVYRRYSNRNLKLRLDLLSKFRHPNLVSLLGHCIDGGAPDDSTVPRIFLIYEYVSNGNFRAHLSDNSPRKILKWSDRLSVLIGVAKAVHFLHTGVLPSSFSNRLKTSNILLDEHNLAKLSDYGMSILMEESEKAKGDDVTSWHMTKKEDDVYNFGFILLESLVGPSVSGKGEAFLINEMASFGSQDGRRRIVDPIVLTTSSNESLSIVISITNKCISTESSTRPSFEDVLWNLQYAAQVQATADADQKSESTSPS; from the exons ATGGGGTTCTTCAAGATTTTTGTGATAGTGTTGGTTATTTGCGCTTTCTTCATAGAAAATACTCATCAGTTACAGTTATATGAAATTCAAGCTCTTCTTCAGTTGAGGAAGCACTTGGAATATCCAGTTCAGCTGGATGTTTGGGAGAATTACAATGGAGATTTTTGCAGCTTGACTTCAACACTTCATATGAGCATTACCTGTCAAGACAACTCTGTTACTGAGCTTAAAATTAAAGGAGATAAGTTGGTTAAGTTGAATGAATTTCATGGATTTGCAATTCCAAATGAAACATTATCTGAGGGTTTCTCCATTGATTCTTTTGTTACTACTTTGACAAGGTTAAGTAGCTTAAAGGTTCTTACTTTAGTTTCTCTTGGTATTTGGGGACCCCTTCCAGATAAAATTCATAGATTAGCTTCACTTGAACTTTTGGATATGAGTTCAAATTTTCTATTTGGTTCTGTTCCTTTTCAGATGTCAAGATTGATAAAGCTTCATACTTTGACATTAGATGGCAATTTTTTCAATGAAACTTTCCCTGATTGGTTTGATTCATTACACAATCTTACTCTATTAAGCTTGAAGAACAATAGGTTGAAGGGTCAGTTTCCTTCTTCAATGTCTAAAATCACAACCCTTACTGACATTGTTCTGTCACACAATGTGCTTTCTGGTAAATTGCCAGATTTAACGGCCTTGTCTAATTTGCTTTTATTGGATTTAAGGGAAAATCATTTGGATTCTGATCTGCCACCCTTGCCAAAGGGAGTTACCACAGTTCTTCTTTGTAGTAACGCTTTTACGGGTGAAATCCCAGTAGAATTTGGCACACTAAATCAACTTCAACACCTTGATTTATCGAATAATTCTCTCAGTGGAATGCTGCCTGCTGGTTTATTCTCCTTGTCAAGCATCAGTTACTTGAATTTAGCATCTAATGTTCTTAGTGGTTCACTTCCTAGCCATCTCAATTGTGGGGGTGAACTTGGTTTTGTTGATATTTCTGATAATAGATTAGTTGGTGGGCTTCCTTCGTGCTTGAACACTATTTCCGATAAGCGAATTGTTAAGGTTGGTGGAAATTGCTTGTCTCTTGACACTCAATATCAACATTCGGAGGGCTATTGTAAACAAGCGAATTCGGATAAGAAACGGATCACAGGAAAAGAAATAGCATTATTAGCGGGTGTTATTGGGGGAATTGTAATTGTTGTGGTGTTTCTGTTAGTTGTGCTTCTTATCTTCCGTAGAAGACCACATGTGCGTAGCATGGTGGATCAGCACATGCCTCCGAAAGTTGTGCAACCTAATACACAACCTTCTGAACTCCTAGCAAATGCCA GAGTCATTTCTCAAGTGGCAAACACAGGATCACAAGGTGCCCCATCATATCGGGTGTTCTCCATGGAAGAATTGCTAGAAGCAACAGAAAATTTTGATCAGTCAGCATTACTTGGTGAAGGTTCAGTTGGCAAA ATTTACAAGGGAAGATTAAAGAGTGGAGCTTACATTGCTGTAAGGTCATTAAATGTGTACAGAAGATACTCTAATCGGAACCTTAAACTACGATTGGACTTACTGTCAAAGTTTCGTCATCCCAATTTAGTTAGCCTTCTGGGTCACTGCATTGATGGTGGAGCACCAGATGATTCAACTGTCCCCagaatttttctcatttatgaATATGTCTCTAATGGAAACTTCCGTGCTCATCTATCAG ACAATAGTCCAAGAAAGATTCTCAAGTGGTCAGACAGGTTGTCGGTGCTGATTGGTGTTGCCAAGGCTGTGCACTTTCTTCACACAGGCGTACTTCCTTCTTCATTTAGCAACCGCTTGAAGACTAGTAATATATTGCTTGATGAGCATAACTTGGCAAAACTAAGTGATTATGGGATGTCCATTCTTATGGAAGAAAGTGAAAAG GCAAAAGGAGATGACGTCACCTCCTG GCATATGACAAAAAAGGAGGACGATGTTTATAACTTTGGTTTCATATTACTGGAGTCGCTGGTTGGCCCTTCTGTCAGTGGAAAAGGAGAAGCATTTTTGATTAATGAAATG GCATCCTTTGGTAGCCAAGATGGTCGACGCAGAATTGTGGATCCAATAGTGCTAACCACTAGCTCCAATGAGTCTTTGTCAATTGTAATATCCATCACCAACAAATGCATATCTACAGAGTCATCAACTCGCCCCTCGTTTGAGGATGTTCTCTGGAACCTACAATATGCAGCTCAAGTCCAAGCTACAGCTGATGCAGATCAGAAATCTGAGTCTACTTCGCCATCATGA
- the LOC129874335 gene encoding probable inactive leucine-rich repeat receptor-like protein kinase At3g03770 isoform X1 encodes MGFFKIFVIVLVICAFFIENTHQLQLYEIQALLQLRKHLEYPVQLDVWENYNGDFCSLTSTLHMSITCQDNSVTELKIKGDKLVKLNEFHGFAIPNETLSEGFSIDSFVTTLTRLSSLKVLTLVSLGIWGPLPDKIHRLASLELLDMSSNFLFGSVPFQMSRLIKLHTLTLDGNFFNETFPDWFDSLHNLTLLSLKNNRLKGQFPSSMSKITTLTDIVLSHNVLSGKLPDLTALSNLLLLDLRENHLDSDLPPLPKGVTTVLLCSNAFTGEIPVEFGTLNQLQHLDLSNNSLSGMLPAGLFSLSSISYLNLASNVLSGSLPSHLNCGGELGFVDISDNRLVGGLPSCLNTISDKRIVKVGGNCLSLDTQYQHSEGYCKQANSDKKRITGKEIALLAGVIGGIVIVVVFLLVVLLIFRRRPHVRSMVDQHMPPKVVQPNTQPSELLANARVISQVANTGSQGAPSYRVFSMEELLEATENFDQSALLGEGSVGKIYKGRLKSGAYIAVRSLNVYRRYSNRNLKLRLDLLSKFRHPNLVSLLGHCIDGGAPDDSTVPRIFLIYEYVSNGNFRAHLSDNSPRKILKWSDRLSVLIGVAKAVHFLHTGVLPSSFSNRLKTSNILLDEHNLAKLSDYGMSILMEESEKAKGDDVTSWHMTKKEDDVYNFGFILLESLVGPSVSGKGEAFLINEMNYTEYSTFYKASFGSQDGRRRIVDPIVLTTSSNESLSIVISITNKCISTESSTRPSFEDVLWNLQYAAQVQATADADQKSESTSPS; translated from the exons ATGGGGTTCTTCAAGATTTTTGTGATAGTGTTGGTTATTTGCGCTTTCTTCATAGAAAATACTCATCAGTTACAGTTATATGAAATTCAAGCTCTTCTTCAGTTGAGGAAGCACTTGGAATATCCAGTTCAGCTGGATGTTTGGGAGAATTACAATGGAGATTTTTGCAGCTTGACTTCAACACTTCATATGAGCATTACCTGTCAAGACAACTCTGTTACTGAGCTTAAAATTAAAGGAGATAAGTTGGTTAAGTTGAATGAATTTCATGGATTTGCAATTCCAAATGAAACATTATCTGAGGGTTTCTCCATTGATTCTTTTGTTACTACTTTGACAAGGTTAAGTAGCTTAAAGGTTCTTACTTTAGTTTCTCTTGGTATTTGGGGACCCCTTCCAGATAAAATTCATAGATTAGCTTCACTTGAACTTTTGGATATGAGTTCAAATTTTCTATTTGGTTCTGTTCCTTTTCAGATGTCAAGATTGATAAAGCTTCATACTTTGACATTAGATGGCAATTTTTTCAATGAAACTTTCCCTGATTGGTTTGATTCATTACACAATCTTACTCTATTAAGCTTGAAGAACAATAGGTTGAAGGGTCAGTTTCCTTCTTCAATGTCTAAAATCACAACCCTTACTGACATTGTTCTGTCACACAATGTGCTTTCTGGTAAATTGCCAGATTTAACGGCCTTGTCTAATTTGCTTTTATTGGATTTAAGGGAAAATCATTTGGATTCTGATCTGCCACCCTTGCCAAAGGGAGTTACCACAGTTCTTCTTTGTAGTAACGCTTTTACGGGTGAAATCCCAGTAGAATTTGGCACACTAAATCAACTTCAACACCTTGATTTATCGAATAATTCTCTCAGTGGAATGCTGCCTGCTGGTTTATTCTCCTTGTCAAGCATCAGTTACTTGAATTTAGCATCTAATGTTCTTAGTGGTTCACTTCCTAGCCATCTCAATTGTGGGGGTGAACTTGGTTTTGTTGATATTTCTGATAATAGATTAGTTGGTGGGCTTCCTTCGTGCTTGAACACTATTTCCGATAAGCGAATTGTTAAGGTTGGTGGAAATTGCTTGTCTCTTGACACTCAATATCAACATTCGGAGGGCTATTGTAAACAAGCGAATTCGGATAAGAAACGGATCACAGGAAAAGAAATAGCATTATTAGCGGGTGTTATTGGGGGAATTGTAATTGTTGTGGTGTTTCTGTTAGTTGTGCTTCTTATCTTCCGTAGAAGACCACATGTGCGTAGCATGGTGGATCAGCACATGCCTCCGAAAGTTGTGCAACCTAATACACAACCTTCTGAACTCCTAGCAAATGCCA GAGTCATTTCTCAAGTGGCAAACACAGGATCACAAGGTGCCCCATCATATCGGGTGTTCTCCATGGAAGAATTGCTAGAAGCAACAGAAAATTTTGATCAGTCAGCATTACTTGGTGAAGGTTCAGTTGGCAAA ATTTACAAGGGAAGATTAAAGAGTGGAGCTTACATTGCTGTAAGGTCATTAAATGTGTACAGAAGATACTCTAATCGGAACCTTAAACTACGATTGGACTTACTGTCAAAGTTTCGTCATCCCAATTTAGTTAGCCTTCTGGGTCACTGCATTGATGGTGGAGCACCAGATGATTCAACTGTCCCCagaatttttctcatttatgaATATGTCTCTAATGGAAACTTCCGTGCTCATCTATCAG ACAATAGTCCAAGAAAGATTCTCAAGTGGTCAGACAGGTTGTCGGTGCTGATTGGTGTTGCCAAGGCTGTGCACTTTCTTCACACAGGCGTACTTCCTTCTTCATTTAGCAACCGCTTGAAGACTAGTAATATATTGCTTGATGAGCATAACTTGGCAAAACTAAGTGATTATGGGATGTCCATTCTTATGGAAGAAAGTGAAAAG GCAAAAGGAGATGACGTCACCTCCTG GCATATGACAAAAAAGGAGGACGATGTTTATAACTTTGGTTTCATATTACTGGAGTCGCTGGTTGGCCCTTCTGTCAGTGGAAAAGGAGAAGCATTTTTGATTAATGAAATG AACTACACAGAGTATTCAACTTTTTATAAG GCATCCTTTGGTAGCCAAGATGGTCGACGCAGAATTGTGGATCCAATAGTGCTAACCACTAGCTCCAATGAGTCTTTGTCAATTGTAATATCCATCACCAACAAATGCATATCTACAGAGTCATCAACTCGCCCCTCGTTTGAGGATGTTCTCTGGAACCTACAATATGCAGCTCAAGTCCAAGCTACAGCTGATGCAGATCAGAAATCTGAGTCTACTTCGCCATCATGA